The following coding sequences are from one Triticum aestivum cultivar Chinese Spring chromosome 5A, IWGSC CS RefSeq v2.1, whole genome shotgun sequence window:
- the LOC123105879 gene encoding uncharacterized protein, whose product MLLVQRDTSTTLAQHRGLAQQGGREQEQSLLVEMGRRSRNYSAAAQPDLASCSSMAAAKKMPVLNTPYNAGMIQTIAGEWNPNIMSVFAGVGMEQFCKLKALGNNNRIFSMSLLARIDPKTMKMDMGDGNFVVIDSREVAKCIGLNPSGKKIDIRAGACLPDREELLGKFHAILETGMPKTCKIPIVRVKKIVQNTSKVAIVGAEREREKMMAACTILAASTFLLPRGAHPKISNELLPVLAEPNKISEYDLCDYVVEGLREAAAKLRDDLLHDPSQLSLQGCLLVPQIIFCDYHEHGMEGREQLPLPRMASYSDLLMKLQIRKHATKNGVDAGFEVSDVP is encoded by the exons ATGTTGCTGGTACAGAGGGATACATCAACAACGCTAGCACAGCACCGGGGCTTGGCGCAGCAAGGGGGGAGGGAGCAAGAACAAAG CTTGCTGGTTGAGATGGGGCGGAGATCTAGGAACTACTCGGCTGCAGCTCAACCGGATCTTGCTTCTTGCTCTTCAATGGCTGCTGCCAAGAAGATGCCCGTCCTGAACACCCCCTACAATGCCGGTATGATCCAAACGATTGCCGGGGAGTGGAACCCCAACATCATGTCTGTTTTCGCGGGGGTAGGGATGGAGCAGTTTTGCAAGCTCAAGGCTTTAGGCAATAATAATCGCATATTTTCCATGTCCCTGCTCGCTAGGATAGATCCTAAAACTATGAAGATGGACATGGGGGACGGAAACTTTGTTGTGATTGACTCTAGGGAGGTAGCAAAATGCATAGGATTGAACCCTAGCGGGAAAAAGATCGATATCCGGGCTGGTGCTTGCTTGCCAGACCGGGAAGAGTTACTAGGGAAGTTTCATGCCATCTTAGAGACTGGCATGCCCAAAACATGCAAGATTCCAATTGTGAGAgttaaaaagatagtgcaaaacactAGCAAAGTAGCAATCGTgggggcggagagagagagagagaaaatgatGGCCGCGTGCACAATCCTCGCAGCATCCACATTTCTTCTTCCTAGAGGAGCCCATCCGAAGATTTCGAATGAGCTGTTGCCTGTTCTTGCTGAGCCGAACAAAATATCGGAATATGATTTGTGTGACTACGTGGTGGAGGGGTTGAGAGAGGCTGCAGCAAAACTGAGGGATGATTTGTTGCATGACCCATCTCAGCTTTCTCTTCAGGGGTGCCTCCTTGTTCCTCAG ATCATCTTCTGTGACTACCATGAGCATGGCATGGAAGGGCGTGAGCAGCTACCACTTCCTCGGATGGCGTCGTACTCCGATCTGTTGATGAAGCTTCAGATACGCAAGCACGCAACCAAGAACGGAGTGGATGCAGGCTTCGAG GTATCTGATGTCCCCTGA
- the LOC123105880 gene encoding uncharacterized protein yields the protein MQVARTLETHSNSGEMAPSSTMPPSSNLTESSGSTLIVGGVQVLSDVVGLDDLFFLITLLGLQASMTMQVCWGKDLSLVQMVRWARWWLIMVMLGWSFLFSLVKRRRRSLILAWRMQCK from the exons ATGCAGGTGGCGCGGACCCTGGAAACCCATTCGAACAGTGGAGAGATGGCGCCCAGCAGCACCATGCCGCCAAGCTCTAATCTCACCGAATCGTCTGGCTCCACATTGATAGTAGGCGGTGTGCAG GTTCTTAGTGACGTCGTCGGGCTTGACGATCTGTTTTTCCTGATCACTCTTCTGGGGTTGCAAGCGTCGATGACGAT GCAAGTGTGCTGGGGCAAGGACCTGTCGTTGGTGCAGATGGTGAGGTGGGCGAGATGGTGGTTGATAAT GGTGATGTTGGGGTGGAGCTTCCTGTTTTCTCTTGTGAAGAGGAGACGGCGGAGTTTAATCCTTGCATGGCGCATGCAGTGCAAGTAG